The following are from one region of the Mesorhizobium sp. B2-8-5 genome:
- a CDS encoding fimbrial protein — MARPIAEEDEEKPLDPAAENVRRKLVRFMIVNLGLLFLALMVVIGALVYKARNAPVAGPAPAADVQAPAGAPLSGDIVLPVGAKVISQSLSGNRLSIDAELADGSRSIFVYDITERRIVHQFSIRNK; from the coding sequence ATGGCCCGGCCAATCGCCGAAGAAGATGAGGAAAAGCCGCTCGACCCCGCGGCCGAGAACGTGCGCCGCAAGCTCGTCCGCTTCATGATCGTCAATCTCGGCCTACTGTTCCTCGCCCTTATGGTGGTGATCGGTGCGCTTGTCTACAAAGCCCGCAACGCGCCGGTGGCCGGACCGGCTCCCGCCGCCGATGTCCAGGCTCCGGCCGGCGCGCCGCTGTCGGGCGACATCGTGCTGCCCGTCGGCGCCAAGGTGATCAGCCAGTCGCTCTCCGGCAACCGCCTGTCGATCGATGCCGAGCTTGCCGACGGCAGCCGTTCGATCTTCGTCTACGACATCACCGAACGCCGCATCGTCCACCAGTTCTCGATTCGTAACAAATGA
- a CDS encoding VOC family protein, with protein sequence MSGFAERRSVATVALVVGNYDEAVAWYVERLGFMLIEDVDLGGGKRWVTVAPAKGHGARLLLAEASGEEQESRIGNQTGGRVFLFLETDDFSRDHRAMLAKGVEFREAPRFEAYGTVAVFSDLYGNLWDLIEPKRQG encoded by the coding sequence ATGAGCGGCTTTGCCGAACGCCGCAGCGTCGCGACCGTCGCGCTCGTCGTCGGCAATTACGACGAGGCGGTCGCCTGGTATGTCGAGCGGCTCGGCTTCATGCTGATCGAGGATGTCGACCTCGGCGGCGGCAAGCGCTGGGTCACCGTCGCGCCGGCGAAGGGCCATGGGGCGCGGCTGCTCTTGGCGGAAGCATCCGGCGAAGAGCAGGAAAGCCGCATCGGCAACCAGACCGGCGGCCGCGTCTTCCTGTTTCTCGAGACCGACGATTTTTCCCGCGACCATCGGGCGATGCTCGCAAAGGGTGTCGAATTCCGCGAGGCGCCGCGCTTCGAGGCCTACGGCACGGTGGCCGTCTTTTCCGATCTCTACGGCAACCTCTGGGACCTGATCGAGCCGAAACGACAGGGCTGA
- a CDS encoding OmpA family protein — protein sequence MTSAAGQNREIEQLRKLLFQTEAARLEALGADVALLQQYIGSPDRLETATADILVAALERAEVVRPRELANVIAPSVVSAIRSEIRNSRDLMVDALYPITGRLVSAAVANAFKELVARLEQRLNALTSTELWIGRVKSLATGRPISEFVLANASPPRVNRLLMIERGNGRLVADWRRQETSDERADLLSAMVAAILEFSVQALAGEGNLQQLDFGGREIVLRASPRFILAAECIGPLRPADNDRINSLFFDTIENMDRGLDCDAAMLASLAASIEAAPAAERKPRRAGKVVLFVLAALVAAGLAWLASVYLTRTMLERRTNDALQELAGKQPLLESFPLRLDFDHRNRSVSVSGIEPSQVQTAPLIDALAKAAAPYRVVGRIGVVPGTEQVAALSADIEALRQSVTGLQAGIDENHQAIAELRQSLAGLQKSAGETGEAVAGQKQSLASLQSRIDQTRGPSEEELQSLAGLRAGIDETRAALAEETKSRNRQYDALQSIADSPAERLDRFMASTAIFFGTGDAFADDNAADQQIRELAGLLAGNDLRIRVVGHADDTGTDVANRTVARKRADQVVRRLTALGIEPSRLFVVSRSSSLPISDVPSEGNRRVTFENVFRAERPQ from the coding sequence ATGACGTCCGCCGCCGGCCAGAACCGCGAGATCGAGCAGCTTAGAAAACTGCTCTTTCAAACGGAGGCGGCGCGTCTCGAGGCGCTGGGCGCGGATGTCGCCCTGCTTCAGCAATACATCGGCAGCCCCGACCGTCTGGAAACGGCGACGGCAGACATATTGGTCGCCGCGCTGGAGCGCGCCGAAGTCGTTCGGCCGCGCGAGCTGGCGAACGTCATCGCGCCATCGGTGGTTTCAGCGATCCGCAGCGAGATCAGGAACTCGCGCGACCTCATGGTCGACGCGCTCTACCCGATCACGGGCAGGCTGGTCAGCGCGGCCGTGGCAAATGCCTTCAAGGAACTCGTCGCGCGGCTGGAGCAGCGCCTCAACGCCCTGACATCGACGGAGCTGTGGATCGGGCGCGTCAAGTCGCTGGCGACCGGCCGGCCGATCAGCGAGTTCGTTCTGGCAAATGCCAGTCCGCCGCGCGTCAACCGGCTGCTGATGATCGAACGCGGCAACGGTCGCCTCGTCGCGGACTGGAGGAGGCAAGAAACCTCCGACGAGCGGGCCGACCTGCTGAGCGCGATGGTCGCGGCGATCCTGGAATTTTCCGTCCAGGCTCTGGCAGGAGAGGGCAATCTGCAGCAGCTCGATTTCGGCGGACGCGAAATCGTGCTTCGCGCCTCGCCCCGGTTCATCCTGGCCGCGGAATGCATCGGCCCGCTTCGCCCCGCCGACAATGACAGGATCAATTCGCTTTTCTTCGACACGATAGAGAACATGGATCGCGGCCTCGACTGCGACGCCGCCATGCTGGCGTCGCTGGCCGCCTCCATCGAAGCCGCTCCCGCCGCGGAGCGTAAACCGCGTCGGGCCGGAAAGGTCGTCCTGTTCGTCCTCGCGGCTCTCGTCGCCGCCGGGCTGGCATGGCTGGCGAGCGTCTATTTGACCCGCACGATGCTGGAGCGGCGCACCAATGATGCGCTCCAGGAACTGGCCGGCAAGCAACCGCTGCTGGAATCTTTCCCGTTGCGCCTGGATTTTGATCACCGCAATCGCAGCGTCTCGGTCTCCGGCATCGAGCCAAGCCAGGTGCAGACGGCTCCGCTGATCGACGCCCTGGCCAAGGCCGCAGCGCCCTATCGGGTCGTCGGCCGGATCGGCGTCGTGCCGGGCACGGAGCAGGTGGCGGCGCTCAGCGCCGACATCGAAGCCCTGCGGCAATCGGTGACCGGCCTCCAGGCGGGTATCGACGAAAACCACCAGGCGATCGCCGAGCTGCGGCAATCTCTTGCCGGCTTGCAGAAGTCCGCCGGCGAGACCGGCGAAGCGGTTGCCGGCCAGAAGCAGTCCCTCGCCAGCTTGCAGTCCCGCATCGACCAGACGCGCGGGCCGAGCGAAGAGGAGCTGCAATCCCTTGCCGGCCTGCGGGCGGGCATTGATGAAACACGCGCGGCGCTCGCCGAGGAGACAAAATCCAGGAACCGGCAGTACGACGCCCTGCAATCGATAGCCGACAGCCCGGCCGAGCGGCTCGACCGCTTCATGGCCTCGACGGCAATCTTCTTTGGCACGGGCGACGCCTTCGCCGATGACAACGCGGCGGACCAGCAGATCCGTGAACTGGCAGGGCTGCTTGCGGGCAACGATCTGAGAATCCGTGTCGTAGGGCACGCGGACGATACCGGGACAGATGTGGCCAACCGGACGGTTGCCCGCAAGAGGGCCGACCAGGTGGTGCGAAGATTGACCGCGCTCGGGATCGAGCCCTCGCGCTTATTTGTGGTTTCGCGCTCGTCATCGCTGCCGATTTCCGACGTGCCGAGCGAAGGCAACCGCCGCGTCACCTTCGAAAACGTGTTCCGCGCCGAGCGCCCTCAATGA